From a single Osmerus eperlanus chromosome 8, fOsmEpe2.1, whole genome shotgun sequence genomic region:
- the itsn2a gene encoding intersectin-2a isoform X3 → MNGAVSMWAITSEERGKHDKQFDSLTPILGYVSGEQARKFFLQSGLPASVLAEIWALADIDSDGRMDRLEFSIAMKLIKLKLQGRSLPPALPIIMKQPPISNPTSMMASSVRFGMGSMPNLSIGMPMMPAMSILTPMPVNPSIPSVPPLVTPGMTLPLIPLCTTGLPNGNATLFTSSALSTTAAPPVSGFSSPMAFSPSTGMSKANSLLDLGSSSSNSSSTTSLASNSPKTGSCDWAVPQASRLKYRQQFNGLDKLMSGYLSGPQVRHALTASHLTQTQLATIWTLADVDKDGQLRAEEFILAMHLVDMAKTGHPLPLTLPADLIPPSLRGGRSTELVNGTVPYISTGLIDGPEPSESTQRPKSNVSFEDKLKENFVRGSAELEKRRLALEGQQRKERERREKERKEAQERKEREAREQDNRRRLEEERRMERQRELERQREEERLRELEMKEELERQQRVEWERGKKEELGKKKERELEEILKLRAKKKSLEMELEAVGSKHKQISDCLRDAQSKRRIQKAELDLVNQKRDGRISEINTLQLQFEDCQRKLSQLVPEQQKLNETLRNINLNNLPLETLSSVSGGMAEKGVACRRLKDQLDTLERETTSKLALMDQYNKEITELREKQGRQQVVLEDLYRVKELKLRELEKRRVEEKERKRREEVEERKRREEEEAARLAKLEQDRKEQETREQERREQERREQERREQEKREQERRQREEEEARQRRLEEEQRAKQREEEEREAQARLRATQEQAQEEERKRRRKDEEEGRRRAVQLETGGAHPLMSAQRSSTLVTYRALYPFPARNADELSLEADCLIEVDQQTTGEPGWLCGSYHGNRGWFPESYAEKCPAPETTPGPGLALLPPTCPPPPPTLGIPAQEATVAGPNSSPSPGPSPSDSSQSPAPLLARALSSWSASSDTQLNLTSSDVITTLLSFSQDDVISVLQKREDWWLGQLNGTQGWFPKHYVTVETGNSSTEHIYSSMDEFDSSDSQLEEYVALYTYESPETGDLTFVEGDVVMVTEREGEWWRGCIGDKTGVFPSNYVKPMEPEVTRPGGPTKKPEIAQTVTTAVALTTEQLSLSPGQLIVVLAKNSSGWWLGELQARGKKRQRGWFHSSHVKLLGPTSGKSTPAPVPVCQVIAMYDYTAANQDEMSFSKGQLISVLDKNNPDWWRGEVNGVTGLLPTNYIKMTTECDPSQQCAAESEIMRECGDIQRCADLMSLDTMTPQERKRQGYIHELIQTEETYLEDLELVLEVFHRPMSESGRLTEAEMGVIFVNWRELIMCNTKLLKALRVRKKMGGENMPVQVIGDLLASELAHMQPYIRFCSCQLNAAALLQAKTNNHQDFKDFLKKIATNYRCKGMPLSSFLLKPMQRITRYPLLIKNILEHTAEAHVDRGPLREALERAEELCSQVNEGVREKENSDRLEWIQSHIQSDGLIEHLVFNSLTNCLGPRKLLHSGRLHKTKSSRELWAFLFNDFLLLTHTAKQFSSSSSSSDKLFSPKSSMQLKMYKSPLFLNEVLVKMPSDPSSDEPLFHISHIDRVYTLKTETINERTTWVQRIKAASEIFIETEKKKREKAYQARSLKSSGIGRLLVTVTEAQELKACKPNGKSNPYCELTIGAQCYTSRPVSDTLNPKWNFSCQFFIKDLYQDVLCITVFERDQFSPDDFLGRTEVPVATIKKDMESKGAANRRLLLHEVPTGEVWVKLDLQLYEQTK, encoded by the exons gTGCTGTCAGTATGTGGGCCATCActtcagaggagagagggaaacatgaTAAACAGTTTGACTCTCTCACGCCCATCCTTGGCTATGTGTCAG gAGAGCAGGCGAGGAagttcttcctccagtctggcCTCCCTGCTTCTGTCCTGGCTGAAATCTG ggctctGGCCGACATTGACAGTGATGGGAGGATGGACAGACTGGAGTTCTCCATCGCCATGAAGCTCATCAAGTTAAAATTGCAGGGGCGcagcctccctcctgctctgccAATCATCATGAAGCAGCCGCCCATCTCCAATCCAACCTCCATGATGGCATCATCAGTCCGCTTCG gCATGGGCTCCATGCCAAACCTGTCTATCGGCATGCCAATGATGCCAGCCATGTCCATCCTAACACCCATGCCCGTCAACCCCTCCATACCCTCTGTGCCCCCCCTGGTGACCCCAGGTATGACCCTGCCCCTGATACCACTCTGCACCACAGGACTGCCCAACGGCAATGccaccctcttcacctcctcggCGCTCTCCACCACAGCAG ctccccCTGTCTCTGGCTTCTCCTCCCCGATGGCCTTCTCTCCATCCACGGGAATGTCCAAAGCCAACTCCCTCCTAGACCTGGGCTCCAGCAG CTCTAACtcgtcctccaccacctctctggCCAGCAACTCCCCTAAGACGGGCTCGTGTGATTGGGCGGTGCCCCAGGCCTCGCGTCTCAAGTACCGTCAGCAGTTCAACGGGCTGGACAAGCTCATGAGTGGCTACCTCTCAG GACCTCAGGTTAGGCATGCTTTGACAGCCTCCCATCTAACCCAGACCCAGCTAGCTACCATCTG gacCCTGGCCGATGTGGATAAGGATGGCCAGTTGAGAGCTGAGGAGTTTATTCTGGCCATGCACCTGGTAGACATGGCCAAGACTGGACATCCTCTGCCTCTCACGCTGCCTGCCGATCtgatacccccctctctcag AGGAGGCAGGTCCACTGAGCTAGTGAATGGAACTGTGCCCTACATCTCCACTGGACTTATAGATGGACCTGAGCCTTCGGAGAGCACTCAGAGGCCCAAGAGcaatg TGTCGTTTGAGGACAAGCTGAAGGAGAACTTTGTACGGGGCAGCGCAGAGCTGGAGAAACGCAGACTGGCTTTAGAGGGAcagcagaggaaagagagagagaggagagagaaggagaggaaggaggcgcaggagaggaaggagagagaggcgcgGGAGCAGGACAATAGAAGgcgtctggaggaggagaggaggatggagagacagagggagttggagagacagagggaggaggagagactcaGAGAGCTGGAAATGAAGGAG GAGTTGGAACGCCAGCAGAGAGTGGAGTGGGAGCGAGGGAAGAAGGAAGAGTTGGGaaagaagaaggaaagagagctggaggagattcTGAAGCTCCGTGCCAAGAAGAAGAGTCTGGAGATGGAGCTGGAGGCTGTG GGTAGCAAGCACAAGCAGATCTCCGACTGTCTCCGTGACGCCCAGAGCAAGAGGCGTATCCAGAAGGCGGAGCTGGACCTCGTCAATCAGAAGAGAGACGGGAGGATCTCTGAGATCAACACCCTCCAACTGCAGTTTGAG gACTGCCAGAGGAAGCTCTCCCAGCTAGTGCCAGAGCAGCAGAAGCTTAATGAGACACTACGCAACATAAACCTCAACAACCTTCCCT TGGAGACTCTGAGTTCTGTGAGCGGGGGCATGGCGGAGAAGGGCGTGGCCTGCAGGAGGCTGAAGGACCAGCTGGATAccttggagagagagaccaccagcAAGCTAGCCCTGATGGACCAGTACAACAAGGAGATCACG GAGCTGAGGGAGAAGCAGGGGAGGCAGCAGGTTGTGCTGGAGGATCTCTACAGAGTCAAGGAGCTCAAActgagagagctggagaagCGTCGGGtcgaagagaaggagaggaagaggagagaagaagtggaggagaggaagaggagggaagaggaggaggccgcCAG GCTGGCCAAGCTGGAGCAGGATCGGAAGGAGCAGGAGacgagggagcaggagaggagggagcaggagaggagggagcaggagaggagggagcaggagaaaagggagcaggagaggagacagagggaggaggaggaggcccgtcagaggagactggaggaggagcaaagggctaagcagagggaggaggaggagagagaggcgcaGGCCCGTCTGCGGGCCACCCAGGAGCaagcccaggaggaggagaggaagaggaggaggaaagacgaagaggaggggaggaggagggctgtgcagctggagacaggaggagccCATCCCTTGATGAGTGCCCAGAGGTCATCGACCCTGGTGACCTACCGTGCCCTGTACCCCTTCCCGGCCCGCAATGCAGACGAGCTCAGTCTGGAAGCAGACTGTCTGATAGAG GTGGACCAGCAGACTACTGGAGAGCCAGGCTGGCTATGTGGAAGTTACCATGGGAACAGGGGCTGGTTCCCTGAGAGCTATGCCGAGAAATGCCCTGCCCCCGAAACAACCCCTGGCCCTGGATTGGCCCTTCtaccccccacctgcccccctccaccacccacatTGGG AATACCAGCCCAGGAGGCAACAGTTGCAGGCCCAAACTCCTCCCCAagcccaggcccctccccctcagactCCTCACAG tcccctgctcccctcctggccagagctctctcctcctggtcggCCTCCTCAGACACCCAGCTCAACCTCACCTCCAGTGATGTCATCACCACGCTGCTGAGCTTCTCCCAGGATGACGTCATCAGCGTGCTGCAGAAGAGGGAGGACTGGTGGCTGGGGCAACTCAACGGGACCCAGGGCTGGTTTCCCAAACACTATGTCACCGTGGAGACGGGCAACAGCAGCACAGA ACACATATACTCCAGCATGGATGAGTTTGACTCCTCAGACAGCCAGCTGGAGG AGTACGTGGCCCTGTACACCTATGAGAGCCCCGAGACGGGAGACTTGACGTTTGTCGAGGGGGACGTCGTCATGGTTACGGAGCGTGAGGGCGAGTGGTGGCGTGGGTGTATAGGAGATAAAACAGGGGTGTTTCCCTCCAACTATGTCAAGCCTATGGAACCAGAG GTAACAAGACCTGGGGGTCCAACCAAGAAGCCTG AGATTGCCCAAACCGTCACAACTGCTGTTGCCCTGACAACTGAGCAGCTGAGTCTGTCACCAGGACAACTAATCGTAGTCCTGGCCAAGAACTCCTCCGGCTGGTGGCTGGGGGAACTGCAG GCCAGAGGTAAGAAGCGTCAAAGGGGCTGGTTCCATTCCTCCCATGTCAAGCTCCTAGGTCCTACCAGCGGCAAGTCAACACCTGCACCCGTACCAG tgtGCCAGGTCATCGCCATGTACGACTACACCGCAGCCAACCAGGACGAGATGAGCTTCTCCAAGGGTCAGCTGATCAGCGTGCTGGACAAAAACAACCCGGactggtggaggggagaggtcaACGGGGTCACGGGCCTGCTGCCCACCAATTACATCAAGATGACCACAGAGTGTGACCCTAGCCAGCAAT GTGCAGCTGAGTCGGAGATCATGCGAGAGTGTGGAGATATCCAGA GGTGTGCTGACCTGATGAGCCTGGACACCATGACCccccaggagaggaagaggcagggcTACATCCATGAGCTCATTCAGACTGAGGAGACCTAcctggaggacctggagctggtgctggag gtctTCCACAGGCCCATGTCTGAGTCTGGTCGTCTCACAGAGGCTGAGATGGGGGTTATTTTCGTCAACTGGAGAGAGCTGATAATGTGTAACACCAAACTGCTCAA ggCGCTGCGTGTGCGAAAGaagatgggaggggagaacatGCCGGTGCAGGTGATAGGAGACCTGCTGGCCTCTGAGCTGGCCCACATGCAGCCCTACATCCGCTTCTGCTCCTGCCAGCTCAACGCTGCCGCCCTGCTGCAGGCCAAGACCAACAACCACCAAGACTTCAAGGACTTCCTCAAG AAAATCGCCACCAACTACCGCTGTAAAGGAATGCCCCTGTCTAGCTTCCTCCTCAAGCCCATGCAGAGAATCACCCGCTACCCACTACTCATCAAGAAT atcctggagcacactgcagaggcccatGTGGACCGGGGACCACTGAGGGAGGCTCTGGAGCGAGCGGAGGAGCTGTGTTCTCAGGTCAACGAGGGCgtcagggagaaggagaactCAGACAGGCTGGAGTGGATCCAGTCTCACATACAGTCTGACGGCCTCATAGAG cacctgGTGTTCAACTCCTTGACCAACTGCCTGGGGCCTCGGAAGCTGCTGCACAGCGGGCGTCTCCACAAGACCAAGAGCAGCAGGGAGCTGTGGGCCTTCCTCTTCAACGACTTCCTGCTCCTCACGCACACCGCCAAGCAGttcagctcctcctcttcctcctccgacAAGCTCTTCAGCCCCAAGTCCAGCATGCAGCTCAAGATGTACAAGTcg CCGTTGTTTCTGAACGAGGTTCTGGTGAAGATGCCATCGGACCCGTCCAGCGATGAACCGCTGTTCCACATCTCGCACATCGACCGCGTGTACACACTCAAGACCGAGACTATCAATGAGCG GACAACGTGGGTCCAGAGGATCAAAGCTGCTTCAGAGATTTTTATCGAGActgagaagaaaaagagagaaaaagcatATCAGG cacgcTCTCTCAAGTCCAGTGGGATCGGCCGCTTGCTGGTGACCGTCACAGAGGCTCAGGAGCTCAAGGCCTGCAAGCCCAACG gtaaGAGTAACCCGTACTGTGAGCTGACCATCGGGGCCCAGTGCTACACATCCCGGCCGGTCAGCGACACCCTCAACCCCAAGTGGAACTTCAGCTGTCAGTTCTTCATCAAGGACCTGTACCAGGACGTCTTGTGCATcactgtgtttgagagagaccaGTTTTCCCCTGATG ACTTCCTGGGCCGGACAGAGGTTCCCGTGGCGACTATAAAGAAGGATATGGAAAGTAAAGGTGCAGCAAACCGTCGTCTGCTGCTGCATGAAGTTCCCACAGGAGAGGTGTGGGTCAAACTAGACCTCCAACTCTACGAACAGACCAAATAG
- the itsn2a gene encoding intersectin-2a isoform X4: MNGAVSMWAITSEERGKHDKQFDSLTPILGYVSGEQARKFFLQSGLPASVLAEIWALADIDSDGRMDRLEFSIAMKLIKLKLQGRSLPPALPIIMKQPPISNPTSMMASSVRFGMGSMPNLSIGMPMMPAMSILTPMPVNPSIPSVPPLVTPGMTLPLIPLCTTGLPNGNATLFTSSALSTTAAPPVSGFSSPMAFSPSTGMSKANSLLDLGSSSSNSSSTTSLASNSPKTGSCDWAVPQASRLKYRQQFNGLDKLMSGYLSGPQVRHALTASHLTQTQLATIWTLADVDKDGQLRAEEFILAMHLVDMAKTGHPLPLTLPADLIPPSLRGGRSTELVNGTVPYISTGLIDGPEPSESTQRPKSNVSFEDKLKENFVRGSAELEKRRLALEGQQRKERERREKERKEAQERKEREAREQDNRRRLEEERRMERQRELERQREEERLRELEMKEELERQQRVEWERGKKEELGKKKERELEEILKLRAKKKSLEMELEAVGSKHKQISDCLRDAQSKRRIQKAELDLVNQKRDGRISEINTLQLQFEDCQRKLSQLVPEQQKLNETLRNINLNNLPLETLSSVSGGMAEKGVACRRLKDQLDTLERETTSKLALMDQYNKEITELREKQGRQQVVLEDLYRVKELKLRELEKRRVEEKERKRREEVEERKRREEEEAARLAKLEQDRKEQETREQERREQERREQERREQEKREQERRQREEEEARQRRLEEEQRAKQREEEEREAQARLRATQEQAQEEERKRRRKDEEEGRRRAVQLETGGAHPLMSAQRSSTLVTYRALYPFPARNADELSLEADCLIEVDQQTTGEPGWLCGSYHGNRGWFPESYAEKCPAPETTPGPGLALLPPTCPPPPPTLGIPAQEATVAGPNSSPSPGPSPSDSSQSPAPLLARALSSWSASSDTQLNLTSSDVITTLLSFSQDDVISVLQKREDWWLGQLNGTQGWFPKHYVTVETGNSSTEHIYSSMDEFDSSDSQLEEYVALYTYESPETGDLTFVEGDVVMVTEREGEWWRGCIGDKTGVFPSNYVKPMEPEVTRPGGPTKKPEIAQTVTTAVALTTEQLSLSPGQLIVVLAKNSSGWWLGELQARGKKRQRGWFHSSHVKLLGPTSGKSTPAPVPVCQVIAMYDYTAANQDEMSFSKGQLISVLDKNNPDWWRGEVNGVTGLLPTNYIKMTTECDPSQQWCADLMSLDTMTPQERKRQGYIHELIQTEETYLEDLELVLEVFHRPMSESGRLTEAEMGVIFVNWRELIMCNTKLLKALRVRKKMGGENMPVQVIGDLLASELAHMQPYIRFCSCQLNAAALLQAKTNNHQDFKDFLKKIATNYRCKGMPLSSFLLKPMQRITRYPLLIKNILEHTAEAHVDRGPLREALERAEELCSQVNEGVREKENSDRLEWIQSHIQSDGLIEHLVFNSLTNCLGPRKLLHSGRLHKTKSSRELWAFLFNDFLLLTHTAKQFSSSSSSSDKLFSPKSSMQLKMYKSPLFLNEVLVKMPSDPSSDEPLFHISHIDRVYTLKTETINERTTWVQRIKAASEIFIETEKKKREKAYQARSLKSSGIGRLLVTVTEAQELKACKPNGKSNPYCELTIGAQCYTSRPVSDTLNPKWNFSCQFFIKDLYQDVLCITVFERDQFSPDDFLGRTEVPVATIKKDMESKGAANRRLLLHEVPTGEVWVKLDLQLYEQTK; the protein is encoded by the exons gTGCTGTCAGTATGTGGGCCATCActtcagaggagagagggaaacatgaTAAACAGTTTGACTCTCTCACGCCCATCCTTGGCTATGTGTCAG gAGAGCAGGCGAGGAagttcttcctccagtctggcCTCCCTGCTTCTGTCCTGGCTGAAATCTG ggctctGGCCGACATTGACAGTGATGGGAGGATGGACAGACTGGAGTTCTCCATCGCCATGAAGCTCATCAAGTTAAAATTGCAGGGGCGcagcctccctcctgctctgccAATCATCATGAAGCAGCCGCCCATCTCCAATCCAACCTCCATGATGGCATCATCAGTCCGCTTCG gCATGGGCTCCATGCCAAACCTGTCTATCGGCATGCCAATGATGCCAGCCATGTCCATCCTAACACCCATGCCCGTCAACCCCTCCATACCCTCTGTGCCCCCCCTGGTGACCCCAGGTATGACCCTGCCCCTGATACCACTCTGCACCACAGGACTGCCCAACGGCAATGccaccctcttcacctcctcggCGCTCTCCACCACAGCAG ctccccCTGTCTCTGGCTTCTCCTCCCCGATGGCCTTCTCTCCATCCACGGGAATGTCCAAAGCCAACTCCCTCCTAGACCTGGGCTCCAGCAG CTCTAACtcgtcctccaccacctctctggCCAGCAACTCCCCTAAGACGGGCTCGTGTGATTGGGCGGTGCCCCAGGCCTCGCGTCTCAAGTACCGTCAGCAGTTCAACGGGCTGGACAAGCTCATGAGTGGCTACCTCTCAG GACCTCAGGTTAGGCATGCTTTGACAGCCTCCCATCTAACCCAGACCCAGCTAGCTACCATCTG gacCCTGGCCGATGTGGATAAGGATGGCCAGTTGAGAGCTGAGGAGTTTATTCTGGCCATGCACCTGGTAGACATGGCCAAGACTGGACATCCTCTGCCTCTCACGCTGCCTGCCGATCtgatacccccctctctcag AGGAGGCAGGTCCACTGAGCTAGTGAATGGAACTGTGCCCTACATCTCCACTGGACTTATAGATGGACCTGAGCCTTCGGAGAGCACTCAGAGGCCCAAGAGcaatg TGTCGTTTGAGGACAAGCTGAAGGAGAACTTTGTACGGGGCAGCGCAGAGCTGGAGAAACGCAGACTGGCTTTAGAGGGAcagcagaggaaagagagagagaggagagagaaggagaggaaggaggcgcaggagaggaaggagagagaggcgcgGGAGCAGGACAATAGAAGgcgtctggaggaggagaggaggatggagagacagagggagttggagagacagagggaggaggagagactcaGAGAGCTGGAAATGAAGGAG GAGTTGGAACGCCAGCAGAGAGTGGAGTGGGAGCGAGGGAAGAAGGAAGAGTTGGGaaagaagaaggaaagagagctggaggagattcTGAAGCTCCGTGCCAAGAAGAAGAGTCTGGAGATGGAGCTGGAGGCTGTG GGTAGCAAGCACAAGCAGATCTCCGACTGTCTCCGTGACGCCCAGAGCAAGAGGCGTATCCAGAAGGCGGAGCTGGACCTCGTCAATCAGAAGAGAGACGGGAGGATCTCTGAGATCAACACCCTCCAACTGCAGTTTGAG gACTGCCAGAGGAAGCTCTCCCAGCTAGTGCCAGAGCAGCAGAAGCTTAATGAGACACTACGCAACATAAACCTCAACAACCTTCCCT TGGAGACTCTGAGTTCTGTGAGCGGGGGCATGGCGGAGAAGGGCGTGGCCTGCAGGAGGCTGAAGGACCAGCTGGATAccttggagagagagaccaccagcAAGCTAGCCCTGATGGACCAGTACAACAAGGAGATCACG GAGCTGAGGGAGAAGCAGGGGAGGCAGCAGGTTGTGCTGGAGGATCTCTACAGAGTCAAGGAGCTCAAActgagagagctggagaagCGTCGGGtcgaagagaaggagaggaagaggagagaagaagtggaggagaggaagaggagggaagaggaggaggccgcCAG GCTGGCCAAGCTGGAGCAGGATCGGAAGGAGCAGGAGacgagggagcaggagaggagggagcaggagaggagggagcaggagaggagggagcaggagaaaagggagcaggagaggagacagagggaggaggaggaggcccgtcagaggagactggaggaggagcaaagggctaagcagagggaggaggaggagagagaggcgcaGGCCCGTCTGCGGGCCACCCAGGAGCaagcccaggaggaggagaggaagaggaggaggaaagacgaagaggaggggaggaggagggctgtgcagctggagacaggaggagccCATCCCTTGATGAGTGCCCAGAGGTCATCGACCCTGGTGACCTACCGTGCCCTGTACCCCTTCCCGGCCCGCAATGCAGACGAGCTCAGTCTGGAAGCAGACTGTCTGATAGAG GTGGACCAGCAGACTACTGGAGAGCCAGGCTGGCTATGTGGAAGTTACCATGGGAACAGGGGCTGGTTCCCTGAGAGCTATGCCGAGAAATGCCCTGCCCCCGAAACAACCCCTGGCCCTGGATTGGCCCTTCtaccccccacctgcccccctccaccacccacatTGGG AATACCAGCCCAGGAGGCAACAGTTGCAGGCCCAAACTCCTCCCCAagcccaggcccctccccctcagactCCTCACAG tcccctgctcccctcctggccagagctctctcctcctggtcggCCTCCTCAGACACCCAGCTCAACCTCACCTCCAGTGATGTCATCACCACGCTGCTGAGCTTCTCCCAGGATGACGTCATCAGCGTGCTGCAGAAGAGGGAGGACTGGTGGCTGGGGCAACTCAACGGGACCCAGGGCTGGTTTCCCAAACACTATGTCACCGTGGAGACGGGCAACAGCAGCACAGA ACACATATACTCCAGCATGGATGAGTTTGACTCCTCAGACAGCCAGCTGGAGG AGTACGTGGCCCTGTACACCTATGAGAGCCCCGAGACGGGAGACTTGACGTTTGTCGAGGGGGACGTCGTCATGGTTACGGAGCGTGAGGGCGAGTGGTGGCGTGGGTGTATAGGAGATAAAACAGGGGTGTTTCCCTCCAACTATGTCAAGCCTATGGAACCAGAG GTAACAAGACCTGGGGGTCCAACCAAGAAGCCTG AGATTGCCCAAACCGTCACAACTGCTGTTGCCCTGACAACTGAGCAGCTGAGTCTGTCACCAGGACAACTAATCGTAGTCCTGGCCAAGAACTCCTCCGGCTGGTGGCTGGGGGAACTGCAG GCCAGAGGTAAGAAGCGTCAAAGGGGCTGGTTCCATTCCTCCCATGTCAAGCTCCTAGGTCCTACCAGCGGCAAGTCAACACCTGCACCCGTACCAG tgtGCCAGGTCATCGCCATGTACGACTACACCGCAGCCAACCAGGACGAGATGAGCTTCTCCAAGGGTCAGCTGATCAGCGTGCTGGACAAAAACAACCCGGactggtggaggggagaggtcaACGGGGTCACGGGCCTGCTGCCCACCAATTACATCAAGATGACCACAGAGTGTGACCCTAGCCAGCAAT GGTGTGCTGACCTGATGAGCCTGGACACCATGACCccccaggagaggaagaggcagggcTACATCCATGAGCTCATTCAGACTGAGGAGACCTAcctggaggacctggagctggtgctggag gtctTCCACAGGCCCATGTCTGAGTCTGGTCGTCTCACAGAGGCTGAGATGGGGGTTATTTTCGTCAACTGGAGAGAGCTGATAATGTGTAACACCAAACTGCTCAA ggCGCTGCGTGTGCGAAAGaagatgggaggggagaacatGCCGGTGCAGGTGATAGGAGACCTGCTGGCCTCTGAGCTGGCCCACATGCAGCCCTACATCCGCTTCTGCTCCTGCCAGCTCAACGCTGCCGCCCTGCTGCAGGCCAAGACCAACAACCACCAAGACTTCAAGGACTTCCTCAAG AAAATCGCCACCAACTACCGCTGTAAAGGAATGCCCCTGTCTAGCTTCCTCCTCAAGCCCATGCAGAGAATCACCCGCTACCCACTACTCATCAAGAAT atcctggagcacactgcagaggcccatGTGGACCGGGGACCACTGAGGGAGGCTCTGGAGCGAGCGGAGGAGCTGTGTTCTCAGGTCAACGAGGGCgtcagggagaaggagaactCAGACAGGCTGGAGTGGATCCAGTCTCACATACAGTCTGACGGCCTCATAGAG cacctgGTGTTCAACTCCTTGACCAACTGCCTGGGGCCTCGGAAGCTGCTGCACAGCGGGCGTCTCCACAAGACCAAGAGCAGCAGGGAGCTGTGGGCCTTCCTCTTCAACGACTTCCTGCTCCTCACGCACACCGCCAAGCAGttcagctcctcctcttcctcctccgacAAGCTCTTCAGCCCCAAGTCCAGCATGCAGCTCAAGATGTACAAGTcg CCGTTGTTTCTGAACGAGGTTCTGGTGAAGATGCCATCGGACCCGTCCAGCGATGAACCGCTGTTCCACATCTCGCACATCGACCGCGTGTACACACTCAAGACCGAGACTATCAATGAGCG GACAACGTGGGTCCAGAGGATCAAAGCTGCTTCAGAGATTTTTATCGAGActgagaagaaaaagagagaaaaagcatATCAGG cacgcTCTCTCAAGTCCAGTGGGATCGGCCGCTTGCTGGTGACCGTCACAGAGGCTCAGGAGCTCAAGGCCTGCAAGCCCAACG gtaaGAGTAACCCGTACTGTGAGCTGACCATCGGGGCCCAGTGCTACACATCCCGGCCGGTCAGCGACACCCTCAACCCCAAGTGGAACTTCAGCTGTCAGTTCTTCATCAAGGACCTGTACCAGGACGTCTTGTGCATcactgtgtttgagagagaccaGTTTTCCCCTGATG ACTTCCTGGGCCGGACAGAGGTTCCCGTGGCGACTATAAAGAAGGATATGGAAAGTAAAGGTGCAGCAAACCGTCGTCTGCTGCTGCATGAAGTTCCCACAGGAGAGGTGTGGGTCAAACTAGACCTCCAACTCTACGAACAGACCAAATAG